From the genome of Colletotrichum higginsianum IMI 349063 chromosome 4, whole genome shotgun sequence, one region includes:
- a CDS encoding Phosphotransferase enzyme family protein — MTAKQPASAEASADVYEEYIHGVLREQYGREVVEITPLRHHNARVYELHINPGTQDTAAVPKKPGVAPLPAQTTRLIMRFSDPASMLNEEVRVQNEVAIMSLMREALGPADPSLVPEVYGWEPFSKGKGWTLIEFKQGVPLAGKFAGMDPDVKREVLAQVAEVFKHIQSFKLPDSVKTYGGLNFSDGGGLVGGPTPIAGGGPCNSLSDLYAEYFQTQIAFADKCDVVRGWKDSELRARLERFGKEGLKSLVARVDARLTLVHGDLDGHNILFDEGTNKLTALLDYDFGHVGSQADEYFYSFPSIHGLLIPPFLDDPEEVHLRQCLLDGFGPEDAERTCASIAWATAVARDDEFAKAGVERPADIGGIDALSAVFWFIQNISPPMFFLERWRSRATPDRVEAVKREARDNLERNLDAWGV, encoded by the exons ATGACAGCAAAACAACCAGCCAGCGCCGAGGCCTCTGCCGATGTCTACGAAGAGTACATCCATGGAGTCCTCCGAGAGCAATATGGTCGAGAG gtcgtcgagatAACGCCTCTTCGACACCACAATGCTCGAGTTTACGAGCTTCATATCAATCCCGGGACACAAGACACCGCGGCCGTGCCAAAGAAGCCCGGCGTGGCCCCTCTGCCTGCGCAGACCACGAGGCTCATCATGCGCTTCTCCGACCCAGCATCGATGCTGAACGAGGAAGTCAGGGTTCAGAACGAGGTGGCAATCATGTCGCTCATGCGCGAGGCCCTGGGCCCGGCCGACCCCTCGCTCGTTCCTGAAGTCTACGGTTGGGAGCCGTTCTCGAAGGGGAAGGGATGGACTCTGATCGAGTTCAAACAGGGCGTGCCGCTCGCTGGCAAGTTTGCCGGGATGGACCCGGACGTGAAGCGCGAGGTGCTCGCACAGGTTGCCGAGGTGTTCAAGCACATCCAGTCGTTCAAGCTGCCGGACTCCGTCAAGACCTACGGCGGCCTCAACTTCTCTGACGGGGgcgggctcgtcggcggcccgACGCCCATTGCGGGCGGTGGTCCTTGCAACTCGCTCTCTGACCTCTACGCAGAGTACTTCCAGACGCAGATTGCCTTCGCCGACAAGTGTGACGTTGTCCGAGGGTGGAAGGACTCTGAGCTGCGAGCCAGACTGGAGAGATTCGGCAAAGAGGGGCTGAAGTCGCTTGTTGCACGGGTTGATGCGCGACTAACGCTGGTGCATGGAGACCTTG ACGGCCACAACATCTTGTTCGACGAGGGGACCAACAAGTTGACGGCGTTGCTGGACTACGACTTCGGCCACGTCGGCTCCCAGGCCGATGAGTACTTCTACTCGTTCCCCAGCATACACGGTCTTCTGATCCCGCCCTTTCTCGACGACCCAGAGGAGGTCCATCTCCGGCAATGCCTCCTCGACGGGTTTGGCCCGGAGGACGCCGAGCGGACGTGCGCGTCGATCGCCTGGGCGACGGCCGTCGCGAGAGACGACGAGTTCGCCAAGGCGGGCGTCGAGAGGCCCGCCGACATCGGGGGCATCGACGCGCTGTCGGCCGTGTTTTGGTTCATACAGAACATCAGCCCGCCCATGTTCTTTTTGGAGCGGTGGAGGTCCAGAGCGACGCCGGATCGGGTCGAGGCGGTGAAGAGGGAAGCGAGGGACAACTTGGAGAGGAACCTCGACGCGTGGGGGGTTTAG
- a CDS encoding GDSL-like Lipase/Acylhydrolase: MRSFTQAISLAAGLSLSFANPTPAVSPRQTGSKNLIVFGDSYSTVGFWPGGTLPAAGNPLGNPGLPGQTTSSGLNWVGHLTSTLNTSLILTYDFAVTGATTDKDIVDTYAQFCVDDQVAQYTQYASAKVDKASALVAVWIGINDVGEPFWDRQSAPVAKIMDRYFELLQTLADDGLANFVLLTVPPFSDQIPAMIGQSETDLARLRSDIAAYNAALKTRLAAFTSANSGVKGLVFDTKPSFDAVVGNFAKYGARDATCYGSSDCLWADNYHAGLAIHKLLAENLVKGVAANFVF, from the exons ATGAGGTCCTTCACCCAAGCCATCtcgctcgccgccggcctgtCCCTGTCCTTTGCCAACCCCACCCCCGCCGTCTCCCCGCGACAGACCGGCTCCAAGAACCTGATCGTCTT CGGCGACTCCTACTCCACCGTCGGCTTCTGGCCCGGCGGcaccctcccggccgccggaAACCCGCTCGGCAACCCCGGGCTGCCGGGTCAGACCACCTCGAGCGGCCTCAACTGGGTCGGCCACCTCACCAGCACCCTCAACACCTCGCTGATCCTGACGTACGACTTCGCCGTCACGGGCGCCACCACCGACAAGGACATCGTCGACACCTACGCCCAGTTTTGCGTCGATGACCAGGTCGCGCAGTACACCCAGTACGCCTccgccaaggtcgacaaggccagcgccctcgtcgccgtctggATCGGTATcaacgacgtcggcgagcccTTTTGGGACAGGCAGTCCGCGCCGGTCGCTAAGATCATGGACCGCTACTTCGAGCTGCTCCagaccctcgccgacgacggccttgccAATTTTGTCCTGCTTACTGTCCCTC CCTTCTCTGACCAGATCCCCGCCATGATCGGCCAGTCCGAGACTGACCTGGCCCGTCTGCGCTCTGACATCGCCGCCTACAACGCGGCCCTAAAGacccgcctcgccgccttcacgTCCGCCAACagcggcgtcaagggcctcgtcttcgacacCAAGCCCTCgttcgacgccgtcgtcggcaactTTGCAAAGTACGGCGCCAGGGACGCCACGTGCTACGGCTCGAGCGACTGCCTGTGGGCCGACAACTACCACGCCGGCCTGGCCATCCACAAGCTGCTCGCCGAGAACCTGGTCAAGGGGGTTGCCGCCAACTTTGTGTTCTGA
- a CDS encoding Bacterial extracellular solute-binding protein,family 3: MAHLKTSALLTALLSVCAGAQQLGSVMDTPATVTAPRSSLSYTRVSSLLDTIISRGYLNVGTTGDYKPFTYLVMNNTTGDATSTATITTYVGADIDAAHSLSSALGLTEPPRLVPTKWANVTSDLVAGKYDIAMGGVSLTLDRARDVFFSTAIQRVGKTAAIRCADADKYKNLESLDKSGVRIAVNPGGTNEAFDRVNIKTATIVLVDDKNAVYQAILDGKADAVISDLIEVQLQVKMHEGEICLTQLDVPFNFEELGYAIPRDIVWKQFVDSWVNVQLGSGAWNQTLNKWLGYMWPNV, translated from the coding sequence ATGGCGCACTTGAAGACATCTGCGCTCCTCACGGCGCTGCTGAGCGTATGCGCCGGGGCTCAACAACTCGGCTCGGTGATGGACACACCCGCGACAGTAACAGCACCAAGGTCGTCCCTATCGTATACCAGAGTGAGTTCGCTCCTCGACACCATCATCTCCCGCGGGTACCTCAACGTCGGCACGACGGGCGACTACAAGCCCTTCACGTACCTCGTCATGAACAACACGACCGGGGACGCCACCTCCACAGCCACCATCACGACCtacgtcggcgccgacatcgacgccgcccacTCCCTGTCCAGCGCTCTCGGCCTCACGGAACCGCCGCGGCTCGTGCCAACCAAGTGGGCCAACGTCACCAGCGACCTGGTGGCCGGCAAGTACGACATCGCCATGGGCGGCGTCAGCCTGACCCTCGACCGCGCCAGGgacgtcttcttctccaccGCCATCCAGCGCGTGGGCAAGACGGCGGCCATCCGCTGCGCCGACGCGGACAAGTACAAGAACCTCGAGTCCCTGGACAAGTCGGGCGTCCGGATCGCCGTCAACCCGGGCGGCACCAACGAGGCCTTTGACCGCGTGAACATCAAGACGGCGACCATCGTGCTGgtcgacgacaagaacgCCGTCTACCAGGCGATCCTGGACGGcaaggccgacgccgtcatctcggACCTCATCGAGGTCCAGCTGCAGGTCAAGATGCACGAGGGCGAGATATGCCTCACCCAGCTGGATGTGCCGTTCAACTTTGAGGAGCTGGGGTACGCCATCCCCAGGGACATTGTCTGGAAGCAGTTTGTCGACAGCTGGGTCAACGTGCAGCTTGGGAGCGGCGCCTGGAACCAGACACTGAATAAATGGCTGGGCTACATGTGGCCGAATGTGTAG